In Mytilus trossulus isolate FHL-02 chromosome 14, PNRI_Mtr1.1.1.hap1, whole genome shotgun sequence, a genomic segment contains:
- the LOC134697989 gene encoding uncharacterized protein LOC134697989 — MDVFIVVVLLYNVGVAYFQQCTVRTLRVDADKTGYKLNGYTYITFSNIGPNTCDNECIRRTKCLSFNYNSITRRCDINKMTSSSETDFVDETNCVYVDMTQYRGDSYYDPCPGSDACVEGEFCQTLKDDKKICNRDVKGM, encoded by the exons ATGGATGTTTTTATAGTAGTGGTACTTCTCTATAATGTTGGAGTTGCATATTTTCAGCAATGCACCGTAAGAACATTACGTGTAGATGCAGATAAGACTGGGTATAAGTTAAACGGATATACCTATATCACTTTCTCTAATATTGGTCCGAATACATGTGACAACGAATGTATCCGAAGAACAAAGTGCCTCTCATTTAACTACAACAGCATAACACGAAGATGtgacataaacaaaatgacTAGTAGCTCAGAGACAGATTTTGTGGACGAAACAAATTGTGTGTATGTTGATATGACACAATACAGAGGG gACTCCTATTATGATCCATGTCCCGGCAGCGATGCTTGTGTTGAGGGAGAATTTTGCCAGACTTTGAAAGATGACAAAAAGATATGTAATAGAGATGTAAAAGGTATGTGA